In a genomic window of Syngnathus typhle isolate RoL2023-S1 ecotype Sweden linkage group LG4, RoL_Styp_1.0, whole genome shotgun sequence:
- the cenpq gene encoding centromere protein Q, with translation MKPLRGSHRESSKIPNLKNKSKKKTRPAADQPDSPPATDNNDKSKHQNPPKDGKASKTAPKVKSSKTLKPMPRSSINALENMLNLAIMTTLGLRQTEKEESQKHLNIVKNRFLSHCAELQVPVQKHETLGQSWPRHREESRKCQAQKQTLTPLEEDLKAVVRALESTEEQTSSLQRVCSSLREQLEEEEEKAKEMLQRSKQAVVRLPSRPPRNDETTLEAELMRE, from the exons ATGAAGCCGTTACGTGGTTCTCATCGGGAATCATCAAAAATACCCAACCTGAAAAACAAGTCTAAAAAGAAGACTCGTCCAGCAGCCGATCAACCG GATTCACCGCCTGCTACCGACAACaatgacaagagcaaacatCAAAACCCTCCAAAAGATGGAAAAG CTTCTAAAACTGCCCCTAAAGTCAAAAGTTCAAAAACCCTCAAACCGATGCCAAGATCCTCCATCAATGCACTGGAGAATATGCTGAACCTTGCAATAAT GACAACTCTTGGTTTGAGACAAACAGAAAAGGAGGAGAGCCAGAAACATCTAAATATTGTGAAAAACAG ATTCTTGAGTCATTGCGCAGAGCTTCAAGTTCCAGTGCAGAAACATGAAACGTTAGGTCAGTCATGGCCGCGCCACCGTGAGGAGAGCAGAAAGTGCCAGGCCCAAAAGCAAACTCTGACTCCCCTGGAG GAAGACCTGAAGGCTGTGGTCCGTGCGTTGGAGAGCACAGAAGAGCAGACGTCCTCTTTGCAGCGTGTTTGCAGTTCTCTGAGAGAACaactggaagaggaggaggagaaagctaAAGAG ATGTTACAGAGAAGCAAGCAAGCGGTCGTCCGACTACCTTCTCGCCCGCCTCGGAATGATGAAACAACCTTGGAG GCTGAGTTAATGAGAGAATAA